A genomic segment from Triticum dicoccoides isolate Atlit2015 ecotype Zavitan chromosome 1A, WEW_v2.0, whole genome shotgun sequence encodes:
- the LOC119294526 gene encoding uncharacterized protein LOC119294526, with protein MVSWSDGFDSSEHPVEYVSSGSDDGRIKIPDTTEESDFEGLETELLVLCNEHGKAAERRVAFQGIHTGRRFLCCAEKEGRNCGLVEWIDPACPNTLENALSKLWFMYEQSKRDRTEENLLHSFAVHDLTQEKKKLQESYEKLVEDVNGILDA; from the exons ATGGTGTCCTGGAGCGATGGGTTCGATAGCAGCGAGCACCCCGTGGAGTACGTCAGCTCAGGTTCTGACGATGGCAGAATTAAG ATCCCTGATACCACTGAAGAGTCCGATTTCGAGGGACTTGAAACGGAGTTGCTTGTTCTCTGCAATGAACATGGGAAGGCCGCAGAAAGGCGTGTTGCTTTCCAAGGAATCCACACTGGCAGGAGGTTTCTTTGCTGTGCTGAGAAG GAAGGTAGAAACTGTGGATTAGTTGAATGGATAGATCCAGCTTGTCCTAACACCCTTGAGAATGCATTATCCAAGTTATGGTTTATGTATGAACAAAGTAAGAGAGATAGGACTGAGGAAAATCTTTTGCATTCATTTGCTGTTCATGACTTGACACAAGAGAAGAAGAAGCTGCAGGAGAGCTATGAGAAGTTGGTTGAAGATGTGAATGGAATTTTGGATGCTTAG